One window from the genome of Cyanobacteria bacterium GSL.Bin1 encodes:
- a CDS encoding HAD-IC family P-type ATPase → MSIWHQLEVREVLEKLGSNASSGLSDLEASRRLKHYGLNERREPQFKSPWRILWEQLNEVLVMLLIVAAIISAFLGNYKDGLGIGMIVLLITGLGFTQEYRAQKAIAKLRQLAVPTVSVRRSDREQELSARQLVPGDIIVLEGGELVPADCRLLENWGLRTAEAALTGVAEPVDKDTEALPGKDLGIDKRCNMVYSGTIVTYGRARAIVTETGMNTQSGHIASLMEKVEPEATPLQKRLARLGGQLAIASLALVGAILILGLLRGEDVRLMFLTAIALVVAALPEGLPAVVTIALALGAQKMLKRRALVRHLPAVEVLGSVTTICSGKTGTLTQNRMTVTVLDVAGHRLDLTARLHSYSPLLENEREQPLLLSQPPALSFLLASAILCNDASLEPDPDEPRSWQAVGDPTESALLMAAARQGLWQTELEQALPRVNQVPSNFRRQRMTTVHKIPSAFSFPVALEAVWYWSQATMAEAEYVAFTKGKIGSLLSVCEWIWVDGGAKPLDGNWRERIREAKRQFTQKGLRVLGVAFRLLPSAPTPALEDLERELIFIGLVGIDDPMRPEARAAILGCHRAGIRPVLVTGDRAKTAGHVARELALAREHFILTDKELDRLSEIELTGAVSEVSVYARVSPEQKLRIVRALQKQGQIVAMTGDGINDGPALKAADIGVAMGINGTDVAREAADLVLLDDNFATIVAAVQEGRVIYDNIRKFIKYLLSSNVGELWVMLLAPFLGMPLPLLPLQILWINLTTDGLPALALSVEPAERGTMNRPPYSPTEDFFGRGMGRDIIWIGLLLGIICLGTGYGYWLGNRQEWQTMLFTVLTLSQMGNALAIRSERDSLFQIGLLSNQPLWGAILLTFGLQLAVIYVPFLQQIFGTVALGEIDLLLSLALSTLVFWGVELKKWLIRRRLRKY, encoded by the coding sequence ATGAGTATCTGGCACCAATTAGAGGTCCGAGAAGTCCTAGAAAAGCTCGGTAGCAACGCATCGTCCGGACTGAGTGATCTCGAAGCATCCCGTCGCCTCAAACATTATGGTCTCAATGAACGGCGCGAGCCGCAATTCAAGAGTCCCTGGCGTATCTTGTGGGAGCAATTGAACGAAGTCTTGGTCATGCTGCTGATCGTTGCTGCCATCATTTCAGCTTTTCTAGGAAATTATAAAGATGGATTAGGCATTGGCATGATCGTCCTTCTCATTACTGGTTTGGGTTTCACTCAAGAATATCGAGCGCAAAAGGCGATCGCCAAACTCAGACAGCTCGCTGTTCCCACCGTCAGCGTTCGTCGCAGCGATCGCGAGCAGGAACTTTCCGCACGACAACTCGTACCCGGCGATATCATCGTCCTCGAAGGCGGAGAGCTAGTGCCAGCCGACTGCCGACTGCTGGAAAATTGGGGCTTGCGAACTGCCGAAGCTGCTTTGACTGGGGTAGCCGAACCAGTGGATAAAGATACAGAGGCTTTACCGGGAAAAGATTTAGGGATTGACAAGCGATGCAATATGGTCTACTCCGGAACTATCGTCACCTACGGACGCGCTCGGGCGATCGTTACCGAAACGGGAATGAATACCCAATCCGGTCATATTGCCAGCCTGATGGAGAAGGTAGAACCGGAAGCGACCCCGTTACAAAAGCGTCTGGCTCGACTGGGAGGTCAATTAGCAATCGCTTCCCTTGCTCTGGTGGGAGCGATCTTAATTTTAGGACTGCTGCGGGGAGAGGACGTCCGGTTAATGTTTCTAACCGCGATCGCTTTAGTTGTAGCCGCCTTACCCGAAGGTCTACCCGCCGTCGTGACAATTGCCCTCGCCTTAGGCGCGCAGAAGATGCTCAAAAGACGCGCTCTCGTCCGCCATTTGCCGGCTGTCGAAGTCCTCGGTTCGGTGACGACGATTTGTTCTGGCAAGACGGGCACCCTCACCCAAAACCGTATGACTGTAACCGTACTGGACGTGGCGGGACATCGGCTAGACTTAACAGCCCGGTTGCACTCTTATTCTCCCCTACTGGAAAACGAGCGAGAACAACCACTTCTACTCAGTCAGCCACCCGCTTTATCTTTCTTGTTAGCTAGTGCGATCTTGTGCAATGATGCTTCTCTAGAACCCGACCCTGATGAACCGCGCTCTTGGCAAGCGGTAGGCGATCCTACTGAAAGTGCTTTGCTAATGGCAGCTGCTCGCCAGGGACTTTGGCAAACCGAACTCGAACAAGCCCTTCCCCGCGTGAATCAAGTTCCGTCTAATTTCAGACGGCAACGAATGACCACTGTTCACAAAATTCCCTCCGCCTTTTCTTTTCCCGTTGCTTTAGAAGCGGTCTGGTATTGGAGTCAAGCGACGATGGCCGAAGCAGAATATGTTGCCTTCACCAAAGGTAAGATTGGCAGTTTGCTTTCTGTATGCGAATGGATTTGGGTAGATGGCGGGGCTAAACCCCTCGATGGCAACTGGCGCGAACGGATTAGGGAAGCCAAACGTCAGTTCACCCAAAAAGGTCTGAGGGTGCTGGGAGTTGCTTTTCGACTCTTACCCTCCGCTCCCACCCCTGCTCTAGAAGACCTGGAGAGGGAGCTAATCTTCATCGGGTTGGTGGGCATTGACGATCCGATGCGACCTGAAGCCCGAGCAGCCATTCTCGGCTGTCACAGAGCTGGCATCCGTCCGGTGCTGGTTACTGGCGATCGCGCCAAAACCGCCGGTCATGTTGCCCGAGAGTTAGCTCTGGCTCGCGAGCACTTCATCTTGACTGATAAAGAACTTGATCGCTTGAGCGAGATTGAATTAACCGGCGCAGTGTCAGAGGTTTCTGTTTATGCCAGAGTTTCTCCAGAACAAAAGTTGCGTATCGTTCGCGCTCTCCAAAAACAGGGGCAAATTGTCGCTATGACTGGGGATGGCATCAACGACGGTCCCGCTTTGAAGGCAGCCGATATTGGTGTGGCAATGGGCATTAACGGGACTGATGTCGCTAGAGAGGCAGCAGATCTGGTTTTGCTTGATGATAACTTCGCTACGATTGTGGCTGCTGTTCAAGAGGGGCGAGTCATCTACGACAACATTCGTAAGTTTATCAAGTATCTGTTAAGTAGTAATGTGGGGGAACTTTGGGTGATGCTCCTGGCTCCTTTTCTGGGAATGCCCCTACCGCTGCTACCGCTGCAAATTCTTTGGATTAACTTGACCACAGATGGTCTGCCTGCTTTGGCTTTGAGTGTGGAACCGGCAGAACGAGGGACCATGAATCGTCCCCCCTACTCGCCGACAGAGGATTTCTTCGGTCGAGGCATGGGTCGGGACATCATTTGGATCGGTTTGTTGCTGGGGATTATATGCCTCGGTACGGGCTATGGATACTGGCTTGGCAACCGCCAGGAATGGCAGACCATGTTATTTACCGTCTTGACTCTCTCGCAGATGGGGAATGCCCTGGCAATTCGCTCGGAGCGAGACTCACTTTTCCAGATTGGTTTGCTTTCCAATCAACCGCTTTGGGGAGCAATCCTCTTAACTTTCGGGCTGCAACTGGCAGTCATTTACGTTCCTTTCTTACAACAAATTTTTGGCACAGTAGCCTTGGGAGAGATAGACCTATTACTTAGCCTTGCTTTGAGTACCTTAGTTTTTTGGGGCGTAGAGTTGAAGAAGTGGTTAATTCGTCGGAGACTCAGAAAATATTGA
- a CDS encoding potassium transporter TrkA, with protein sequence MDKIPQVNSCDHFIVCGLGSLGQHCVVALKKFGVSITAIKQIEPRQWEIPHLPSLLTDLVIGDCRDAEILEAAKIGNSRALLIVTSNEQINAETAVAARSQCSHTRLVIRSGQDNLNQLLREHLGNFIAFEPTQLSADAFALAALGTETQGFFYLNTEKDSEQPLFRVIKRQIQPSDQWCNQRTLQELNTQKRKLLAYQPFLSSQLTGLFYDWHPEKLLEAGDIVIYIQIEDWLTSDSFLLDYPSQKRKSFPQKITLSVLKKQLQNLYQRILKLPVRRVALICGGIVISLIAMGTLILWVYLPNTTFLSSFYATVVLLLGGYADLFGDLEASEQIQWWLRLFSLSLTLAGTALVGVLYALVTEALLSSKFELSQRRPPIPKRDQIVIIGIGRVGRRVARLLLDLKQYLLGIPLNSEFDSNILPEMPMLFGNLKESLNQAHLEGAKSVIVGTGDEMLNLEISLTIHRINPDCQLVVRTFEQRLSQNLSQLLPQAIILCAYAVAAEAFAGAAFGENIIKLLRLNQQTILVTEYEIEEKDTLDGLLLADIAYGYNVVPILHQKDGQLVKFMPSDDVRLMVRDRLVVLATMEGLKRVEVGQLDTSGKSWQVQIQKARTADALFEGGNILVRVIGCSLNEAREMMSDLPKVIPIKLYQHQAQRLIRELRRVRVKANLINGKKLKD encoded by the coding sequence ATGGACAAAATCCCTCAGGTTAATAGTTGCGATCATTTTATTGTTTGTGGACTGGGTTCCCTCGGTCAACATTGTGTGGTCGCTTTAAAGAAGTTTGGCGTCAGCATTACCGCGATCAAGCAAATTGAACCCCGACAGTGGGAAATTCCTCATTTACCCAGTTTGTTAACCGATTTAGTCATTGGCGATTGTCGAGATGCAGAAATCCTTGAAGCAGCAAAAATCGGAAATTCTCGGGCTTTACTGATTGTTACCAGTAATGAACAGATTAATGCAGAAACAGCAGTTGCTGCTCGTTCCCAATGTTCTCACACCCGCTTGGTCATTCGTTCCGGACAAGATAATCTCAACCAACTTTTAAGAGAACATTTAGGGAATTTTATTGCCTTTGAACCGACTCAACTTTCTGCTGATGCCTTTGCCTTAGCGGCGTTGGGAACAGAGACCCAAGGCTTCTTTTACCTGAATACCGAAAAGGATAGTGAACAACCACTCTTTCGAGTGATTAAACGCCAGATTCAACCGAGTGATCAGTGGTGCAATCAACGAACGTTACAAGAATTAAATACTCAAAAGCGAAAACTTTTAGCCTATCAACCTTTCTTATCTTCTCAATTGACTGGTTTATTCTATGATTGGCATCCTGAAAAACTGCTAGAGGCAGGCGATATAGTGATTTATATTCAGATCGAAGACTGGTTAACTTCTGATTCTTTTTTACTGGATTACCCGTCTCAGAAAAGAAAATCTTTTCCCCAGAAAATTACCCTTTCTGTACTCAAAAAACAGTTACAAAACCTTTATCAGAGAATCCTCAAGTTGCCAGTGCGTCGTGTTGCTCTCATCTGCGGCGGAATTGTTATCAGTTTAATTGCAATGGGAACTTTGATCTTATGGGTTTACCTTCCTAACACCACTTTTTTGTCATCTTTTTATGCCACAGTGGTTTTATTATTAGGCGGGTATGCTGATTTATTTGGAGATCTAGAAGCGAGTGAGCAAATTCAGTGGTGGTTACGACTGTTTAGTCTCAGTTTAACTTTAGCAGGAACGGCTTTAGTCGGAGTTTTATATGCTTTAGTCACAGAAGCTCTCTTATCTTCAAAGTTTGAACTATCGCAACGTCGTCCTCCAATTCCTAAACGAGATCAGATTGTAATTATTGGGATTGGTCGTGTTGGAAGAAGGGTAGCAAGGCTGTTACTGGACTTAAAACAATATTTATTAGGAATTCCACTCAATTCAGAGTTTGATTCCAATATTTTGCCAGAAATGCCAATGCTTTTTGGTAATTTAAAGGAATCCCTTAACCAGGCCCATCTAGAAGGGGCAAAAAGTGTCATTGTCGGAACCGGCGATGAAATGTTGAACCTAGAAATTAGTTTAACCATTCATCGCATTAATCCTGATTGTCAATTAGTGGTTCGGACCTTTGAACAACGATTGAGTCAAAACTTATCACAGTTACTTCCTCAAGCCATTATTCTCTGTGCTTATGCCGTTGCTGCTGAAGCTTTTGCCGGTGCAGCATTTGGAGAAAATATTATTAAGTTGTTGCGGTTGAATCAGCAAACCATTTTAGTAACAGAATACGAAATTGAAGAAAAAGATACTCTCGATGGATTACTCTTAGCTGATATTGCTTATGGTTATAATGTTGTGCCGATTTTACATCAAAAAGACGGACAACTGGTGAAATTTATGCCGTCAGATGATGTGCGGTTAATGGTACGCGATCGCTTAGTTGTTCTTGCGACAATGGAAGGACTGAAACGAGTCGAAGTTGGTCAACTCGATACGAGTGGAAAAAGTTGGCAAGTACAAATCCAAAAAGCAAGAACCGCTGATGCGTTATTTGAAGGGGGAAATATTTTAGTCCGAGTCATCGGTTGTTCTTTAAATGAAGCTCGAGAAATGATGAGCGATCTGCCAAAAGTAATACCGATAAAATTATATCAGCACCAAGCACAGCGCCTGATCCGGGAACTTAGAAGGGTCAGAGTAAAAGCAAATCTTATTAATGGGAAAAAGCTGAAGGATTAA
- a CDS encoding Uma2 family endonuclease, which translates to MTTTLDPSIAEQYIQLHPVSWETFNQLLEELGDNRNKRLTYYQKTLQIMSPLGKHESNNRFIDDLIRAITDELGLNLKKFGSLTLKSQPLQQGVEPDSCYYIKNEFRVRSKQDIDLESDPPPDLILEVDITSGSLNKLPIYANFRVPEFWQYDGEKLTVFILEESSNTYREVDQSKIFPFLDLKQIPQLIQQSLEIGETATLKQFRQWVQNHADQ; encoded by the coding sequence ATGACAACAACCTTAGACCCCTCAATCGCGGAACAATATATTCAGTTACATCCTGTTAGTTGGGAGACATTTAATCAACTTTTAGAAGAGTTAGGAGATAACCGAAATAAACGTTTAACTTACTATCAGAAAACCTTACAAATAATGAGTCCACTAGGAAAGCATGAAAGTAATAACCGTTTTATTGATGATTTAATTCGGGCAATTACTGATGAACTAGGTCTTAATCTCAAAAAGTTTGGCTCATTAACTTTAAAGTCTCAACCCCTTCAACAAGGAGTAGAACCAGATTCCTGCTATTACATCAAAAATGAATTCCGAGTCAGAAGCAAACAAGACATTGATTTAGAAAGTGATCCGCCTCCTGATTTAATTTTAGAAGTTGATATTACCAGTGGTTCTTTAAATAAACTGCCAATTTATGCTAATTTTAGAGTCCCTGAATTTTGGCAATATGATGGAGAGAAACTAACGGTATTTATTCTCGAAGAATCGAGTAATACCTATCGAGAAGTTGATCAGAGTAAAATATTTCCGTTCTTAGATTTAAAGCAAATTCCCCAATTAATTCAGCAAAGTTTAGAAATTGGAGAAACTGCAACCTTAAAACAATTTCGCCAGTGGGTTCAGAATCATGCAGACCAATAA
- a CDS encoding Uma2 family endonuclease has product MQTNKVDQIPRLENGDRVTRPEFEQRYHQMPNLKKAELIEGVVYVPSPLRYNRHGRPHSQIITWLEIYAVATPGLETADNTTVRLDLDNEPQPDALLRLDESLGGTSRISDDDYLEGAPELIVEIAGSSVSYDLHDKLQVYRRHGVREYLVWLVEDKAFRWYVLAEGNYQLQTMDSSGILKSPFFSGLWLDVSALLTGNRQQVLTVLQQGINSADHQAFIQTLARDK; this is encoded by the coding sequence ATGCAGACCAATAAAGTTGATCAAATCCCCAGACTAGAAAACGGCGATCGCGTAACCCGTCCTGAATTTGAACAGCGGTATCATCAGATGCCCAATCTGAAAAAAGCAGAACTAATCGAAGGAGTCGTTTACGTGCCATCTCCCCTGCGCTACAACCGACATGGCAGACCGCACAGTCAAATCATAACCTGGCTCGAAATTTATGCCGTAGCCACTCCAGGACTAGAAACTGCAGATAATACAACTGTGCGTCTTGACCTTGATAATGAACCGCAACCCGATGCGCTGCTGCGTCTTGATGAATCTTTAGGTGGGACTTCCCGCATCAGCGACGATGATTATCTAGAGGGCGCACCCGAATTAATTGTAGAAATTGCTGGAAGCAGTGTTTCCTATGATTTACATGATAAATTGCAGGTTTATCGTCGGCATGGGGTTCGGGAATACTTAGTTTGGTTAGTGGAAGACAAGGCATTCCGTTGGTATGTGCTGGCGGAGGGGAACTATCAACTGCAAACAATGGATTCATCAGGAATCTTAAAAAGCCCCTTTTTTTCAGGATTATGGTTGGATGTTTCTGCTCTTTTAACAGGAAATCGGCAGCAGGTGTTAACAGTGCTTCAGCAAGGGATCAATTCAGCAGACCATCAAGCATTTATCCAAACCTTAGCCAGAGACAAGTAA
- a CDS encoding Uma2 family endonuclease, with protein sequence MQNSKVDQIPRLENGDRVTRPEFERRYHQMPNLKKAELIEGVVYVPSPLRYQQHGQPHSDIMGWLWVYSAATLGVYVADNTTVRLDLDNEPQPDALLRLDESLGGTSRISDDDYLEGAPELIVEIAGSSVSYDLHDKLQVYRRHGVREYLVWLVEDKAFRWYVLAEGNYQLQTMDSSGILKSPFFSGLWLDVSALLTGNRQQVLTVLQQGINSPEHQTLVEILTKGKEEG encoded by the coding sequence ATGCAGAATAGTAAAGTTGATCAAATCCCTAGATTAGAAAACGGCGATCGCGTAACCCGTCCTGAATTTGAACGTCGGTATCATCAGATGCCAAATCTGAAAAAAGCAGAATTAATCGAAGGAGTCGTTTACGTGCCATCTCCCTTAAGATATCAACAACATGGTCAACCCCACAGCGACATTATGGGTTGGTTATGGGTTTATAGTGCAGCGACTCTGGGAGTGTATGTCGCAGATAATACAACTGTGCGCTTAGACCTTGATAATGAACCGCAACCCGATGCGCTGCTGCGTCTTGATGAATCTTTAGGTGGGACTTCCCGCATCAGCGACGATGATTATCTAGAGGGCGCACCCGAATTAATTGTAGAAATTGCTGGAAGCAGTGTTTCCTATGATTTACATGATAAATTGCAGGTTTATCGTCGGCATGGGGTTCGGGAATACTTAGTTTGGTTAGTGGAAGACAAGGCATTCCGTTGGTATGTGCTGGCGGAGGGGAACTATCAACTGCAAACAATGGATTCATCAGGAATCTTAAAAAGTCCCTTCTTTTCGGGATTATGGTTGGATGTTTCTGCTCTTTTAACAGGAAATCGACAACAAGTGTTAACGGTGCTTCAGCAAGGGATAAACTCGCCTGAACATCAAACTCTTGTCGAAATCTTAACTAAAGGTAAAGAGGAGGGATGA
- a CDS encoding DUF29 family protein, giving the protein MNTSLYEQDFYTWVQQQASLLSHKKFDQLDLPHLIEELEDLGKRHYDQLESRLMQLIAHLLKWQVQYWKRTNSWRATIRVQRTAIAKLLRRNPGLKSRLEEAMRESWEEARDLAIIETDLPDEKFPEACPFSLEEILSETFFPEPENNSQ; this is encoded by the coding sequence ATGAATACATCTCTCTATGAACAAGACTTTTATACTTGGGTGCAACAGCAAGCAAGTCTCTTAAGTCACAAAAAATTTGATCAGTTGGATTTACCCCATTTAATCGAGGAGTTAGAAGACTTGGGAAAGCGTCACTATGATCAACTTGAATCTCGTTTGATGCAGTTAATAGCTCACTTGTTAAAATGGCAAGTTCAATACTGGAAACGAACAAACAGTTGGCGAGCGACGATTCGCGTACAAAGAACAGCGATCGCGAAACTCCTGCGACGCAATCCTGGTCTCAAATCTCGTTTAGAAGAAGCGATGAGAGAAAGTTGGGAAGAAGCCAGAGACTTAGCAATTATTGAAACTGATTTACCTGATGAAAAATTTCCTGAAGCCTGTCCTTTTTCCTTAGAAGAAATCCTGAGTGAAACGTTTTTTCCAGAGCCAGAAAATAACTCCCAATGA
- the pseG gene encoding UDP-2,4-diacetamido-2,4,6-trideoxy-beta-L-altropyranose hydrolase, with protein sequence MITPTQLNFLFRVEASIAIGSGHIMRCLALAQAWQNLGGNAIFAVATDIGKLQTRLETEGITIHQLSVTSGSREDGEAVIALAQKLGVSWVVVDGYQFGRNYQQQLKATGLKVLFIDDYGHAEHYSADLVLNQNLGANENLYPHRDNQTQLLLGTKYALLRREFWQWRNWKREISPTACKVLVTLGGADPDNVTLKVMQALSAMEREGLETVVIVGGSNPHYDQLQGVAQASPVSMTLKQNVTNMPEWMAWADLAIAAGGSTNWELAFMGLPSVIITVADNQSAIAQQLGKMGITISLGWYQQLTVHQLTTAVSELLSAQKQRQQMSEKGRQLVDGLGSQRVIEMMRE encoded by the coding sequence ATGATAACTCCAACTCAACTCAATTTCTTATTCCGAGTCGAAGCCTCGATCGCGATCGGAAGTGGTCATATAATGCGCTGCTTAGCACTTGCTCAAGCATGGCAAAATTTAGGGGGAAATGCCATCTTTGCGGTTGCAACAGACATCGGAAAATTACAAACCCGCTTGGAAACAGAAGGAATAACCATTCATCAATTATCTGTCACATCGGGAAGCAGAGAAGATGGAGAAGCCGTTATTGCTTTAGCTCAAAAATTAGGGGTTTCTTGGGTTGTGGTGGATGGGTATCAATTTGGAAGAAACTATCAGCAACAGTTAAAAGCAACAGGATTAAAGGTGCTGTTTATTGATGATTATGGACACGCTGAACATTATTCGGCTGATTTAGTTTTAAATCAAAACCTTGGTGCGAATGAGAATTTATATCCTCATCGAGACAACCAGACTCAGTTATTATTAGGAACAAAGTATGCTCTCTTAAGACGCGAGTTTTGGCAATGGCGAAACTGGAAACGAGAGATTTCTCCAACTGCGTGTAAGGTTTTAGTAACTCTTGGTGGCGCTGATCCAGACAATGTAACGCTGAAGGTAATGCAGGCTTTATCTGCTATGGAAAGAGAAGGATTAGAAACAGTAGTAATTGTGGGAGGAAGCAATCCCCATTATGACCAGTTGCAGGGCGTGGCGCAAGCGTCTCCCGTCTCGATGACACTGAAGCAGAATGTCACTAATATGCCAGAGTGGATGGCGTGGGCTGATCTTGCCATTGCAGCAGGAGGATCAACCAATTGGGAATTAGCGTTTATGGGGTTACCTAGTGTGATTATTACTGTTGCAGACAATCAAAGCGCGATCGCGCAGCAATTAGGCAAAATGGGAATAACCATTAGTTTAGGCTGGTATCAACAACTAACGGTTCACCAACTGACAACAGCAGTCTCTGAGTTACTTTCTGCACAAAAACAACGACAACAAATGAGTGAAAAAGGAAGACAGTTAGTTGATGGTTTAGGAAGTCAAAGAGTGATTGAAATGATGAGAGAATAA
- a CDS encoding Uma2 family endonuclease: MTSTTEQQLYSIAEYLELEKSAIERHEYINGAIRQMAGGSPRHNTIKVNLIIALGLALRNTSYRVFDSDQRLWIPENSTFTYPDVTVVQEPIMIADQDETALTNPLLITEVLSESTRNYDRSEKFVSYRSLPTFQEYLLIEQDRVQIEQHIKQDDHHWLLTLHDDINSTISLASVSIEIAIADLYEHIDI; the protein is encoded by the coding sequence ATGACATCAACCACAGAGCAACAACTGTATTCAATCGCAGAATATCTTGAGTTGGAAAAAAGCGCGATCGAACGTCATGAGTATATTAATGGGGCAATTAGACAAATGGCGGGGGGATCACCAAGACACAACACGATTAAAGTGAATTTAATTATTGCCCTTGGTTTAGCTCTGAGAAATACATCCTATCGGGTTTTTGATAGCGATCAACGATTATGGATTCCAGAAAATTCTACGTTTACTTATCCTGATGTGACTGTTGTTCAAGAACCGATCATGATCGCTGATCAGGATGAAACAGCCCTGACTAACCCCTTACTCATTACGGAAGTTTTATCAGAATCAACTCGGAACTATGACCGCAGTGAGAAATTTGTGAGTTACCGCAGTCTTCCCACCTTTCAAGAATATCTCTTAATTGAACAAGATCGGGTGCAGATAGAACAGCACATCAAGCAAGATGATCACCATTGGTTACTGACCCTTCATGATGATATTAATAGTACCATTTCTTTAGCCTCTGTTTCGATAGAAATTGCGATCGCTGATCTTTACGAGCATATAGATATATAA
- a CDS encoding PIG-L family deacetylase, which yields MIRIRLATIAHHTQKGDTVHVLILAEGATSRDQKRDRAQRSTELSALAQSAQQAKEILGVQSLKLMDFPDNRMDHCDLLDIIKAIKPAIQEHSPQRIYTHYPGDVNIDHQRVSEAVITAARSTPHNPTKTILFFEVLSSTEWQVSPVKAPFHPNWFVDISDTLHLKRKALAAYASEMRAFPHPRSDRAVEHLAHWWGATAGVEADVLSHDKHFSQEGFNLVFN from the coding sequence ATTATTAGGATAAGGCTTGCCACGATCGCGCACCACACTCAAAAAGGAGACACTGTTCACGTCCTGATTTTAGCAGAAGGGGCGACCAGTCGGGACCAAAAGCGCGATCGCGCCCAAAGAAGCACTGAACTCTCCGCTTTAGCCCAATCCGCCCAGCAAGCAAAGGAGATTTTAGGGGTTCAGTCCTTAAAATTAATGGATTTTCCTGATAATCGGATGGATCACTGCGATTTACTCGATATTATCAAGGCGATCAAGCCAGCAATTCAAGAACATTCCCCTCAGCGCATTTACACCCACTATCCAGGGGATGTCAACATTGATCATCAACGAGTCAGTGAAGCCGTAATCACTGCAGCGCGATCGACTCCTCATAATCCCACAAAGACCATTCTCTTCTTTGAAGTTCTCTCCAGCACAGAATGGCAGGTTTCCCCAGTTAAAGCTCCCTTTCACCCAAACTGGTTTGTGGATATTTCTGACACCCTGCATCTTAAACGGAAAGCACTGGCAGCTTATGCGTCGGAAATGCGGGCGTTTCCTCATCCAAGATCAGACAGGGCTGTTGAACATTTAGCTCATTGGTGGGGCGCAACAGCAGGAGTAGAAGCAGACGTACTCTCTCACGATAAGCACTTTTCGCAAGAAGGTTTTAATCTTGTGTTTAATTAA
- a CDS encoding nucleic acid-binding protein, whose product MKPVFADTFYWIALLNPKDDWHQTVLNYTYNHPNQTIITTDGIVEEVLNYASSRGFVIKQKALLLYKKMLQEPNIEVISYNVQLRELGLKLYEQRLDKGYSLTDCISMIVMQQIDIQAEAFVLARHQE is encoded by the coding sequence ATGAAGCCAGTTTTTGCTGATACTTTTTATTGGATTGCTTTATTAAACCCTAAAGATGACTGGCATCAAACTGTACTGAATTATACTTATAATCACCCAAATCAAACAATAATTACCACAGATGGCATTGTTGAGGAAGTTCTTAACTATGCTTCCTCTAGAGGGTTTGTCATAAAACAAAAAGCTCTTCTCTTATACAAGAAAATGCTACAAGAGCCAAATATAGAAGTAATTTCTTATAATGTGCAATTACGAGAACTAGGCTTGAAACTATATGAACAGCGTTTAGATAAAGGGTATAGCCTCACGGATTGTATTTCAATGATAGTGATGCAACAAATAGACATTCAAGCAGAAGCCTTTGTTTTAGCCCGTCATCAGGAATAG
- a CDS encoding UPF0175 family protein — MSIVIPEEILRAAETNEEELKIELALLLYKQNKISSGKVRAWLGLTVLEFQHELAKRKLAINYDLEELNQDVETLKSLGLL; from the coding sequence ATGAGTATTGTTATTCCTGAAGAAATTTTAAGGGCTGCTGAAACAAACGAAGAAGAATTAAAAATAGAGTTGGCTTTGTTACTCTACAAACAAAACAAAATTAGTAGTGGAAAAGTTCGAGCTTGGTTAGGGTTAACCGTTTTAGAATTTCAACATGAACTTGCCAAAAGGAAATTAGCAATTAATTATGATCTTGAAGAACTCAATCAAGATGTAGAAACCTTAAAAAGCCTAGGATTGTTGTGA
- a CDS encoding PIN domain-containing protein: MLYLLDTNVIAIYLNQRSVLLRERLEQIHPDDIAVCSVVKFELFYGAMRSGNPSKNLTRQQEFLDLFVSLPFDDKAAAKAGEIRNYLASQGTPIGSYDLLIAAIAITNNLTLVTHNMREFKRVPDLNLEDWEI, from the coding sequence ATGTTGTACTTATTAGATACTAATGTTATTGCAATTTATTTAAACCAACGCTCAGTTTTATTAAGGGAAAGATTGGAACAAATTCATCCAGATGATATTGCTGTTTGTTCAGTGGTAAAGTTTGAATTATTCTATGGAGCAATGCGAAGTGGAAATCCGAGTAAAAATTTAACACGACAACAGGAATTTTTAGATCTGTTTGTTTCTTTACCCTTTGATGATAAAGCAGCAGCCAAGGCAGGAGAAATTAGAAATTATTTAGCTTCTCAGGGGACCCCAATTGGTTCTTACGATTTATTAATTGCTGCTATCGCGATCACGAACAACTTAACTTTAGTAACTCACAATATGAGAGAGTTTAAAAGAGTGCCAGATTTAAATTTGGAAGATTGGGAAATCTAG